CATAGGACAAGTCTTTCTACACCTGCCAAATCTTACCGACAGAGCATAGGACAAGCCTTTCTATACCTGCCAGCTGTGCATTGTGTAGCTGCTGTTAGCCTACCCACTGTTTTTATCTCGCTTTCCTTTCCTAATGATTGTTTGACCGGTGTAGACACATGTCGGCTGCTTGTGGTGCACACACGTACCTACCATGCCACAAAGTCATTTTCATTACCGTTTAATGCACTCTAGAACCTGAAGTTACATTTGTATCACTATGTATTGCAATTTTGTTCAGTTATCCTGATCTTAGGCTGCATAAACTAATTATCAGCTTCTTCAATGGAGAACAGAGAACTGTTATACTTGCTTAGTTACCAAATAACAAATGAATACATTTGAATAGTTGGTATGAGCTTATTTGGTGGCAATGTGCTCACCTTCCCATTATTTTCCCATATAACTATCTCATTGTCCTGCTTCTGACCCAATCTAGGAGACGCGGAGGCCGCCGCTTGTTGTTTGTCTAGCATAGGATATTATGTTGCAGTTTCCTTTCTTACATCCTAGCTCTACCTGACGTTAGAGTATTTTTTGTACCAACTGGCAAGATAGCAAAGCTTTTGATGTTCATAATGAGTTTAGTTCTCCTGTTATATTATCTTTGTTGTTGCTGTACTCCTTTCTTAATTTGTGCTCCCTCTTATTGAAGCTGGGAGATGAAACTGGAAGATAAGCAAGGTTTTGCATTATCTGCCGTTCCAAATTTTCTTGCTAGTAGTAGACATCATGGGGTCTGGATCAGTGACTCTGAAGCAAAAGAAACGAGTGAAACATACAAAGAACAAGTACTTGAAGCCTGGTGCCCTGGCTCAGATTCGTTATAGTAGGAGCACAAGCAGGGATATAGGGAAGAAACGGATTCTGTTAAATGTGGAGAAGGATGATGAGCTGGAGATATCACCACATGCCGAGGTTGTGTTTGAAAGCAGTACACCAATTATGTCTCCAGCAAGACTCAGTTTTGAGACATTTAGTGGCATCAAGGGACAGTTGTTGCCAACAACTCCAAAGACTCCTCAAGCAACTGAATGCGATGGGCATTCAAGGCTTGAGTCACTTCCACTTGATCTGCTGGTATAGAATCGAAACTACTTCTTGTTAACTCCAATGTGCATTGTATTTGTATCACATCTGACTACCATTGTTTTATTGAAAAGATCAAGATCGTCTGTTACTTGCACCATGACCAGCTGAAGGCTGTTTTCCACGTTTCATCAAGGATCCGGAAGGCAGTAAGTATCATCTTTTGTACATAGTTTATTAGTCCAGTTACTAAGTGTTTTTCCTTTTGCACTTTCAATACCCTTGTCAAACTTAGTTCTCACTAGAATCATGAACCAAATGATGTTTTGGTAACA
The sequence above is a segment of the Triticum dicoccoides isolate Atlit2015 ecotype Zavitan chromosome 1A, WEW_v2.0, whole genome shotgun sequence genome. Coding sequences within it:
- the LOC119267134 gene encoding F-box protein At4g35930-like isoform X1, with the translated sequence MGSGSVTLKQKKRVKHTKNKYLKPGALAQIRYSRSTSRDIGKKRILLNVEKDDELEISPHAEVVFESSTPIMSPARLSFETFSGIKGQLLPTTPKTPQATECDGHSRLESLPLDLLIKIVCYLHHDQLKAVFHVSSRIRKAVELARQYHFNYTTPDRSRQELLQNKTPLRSEHWPFTSRIDGKDVRVATPRTPKAPKHGPRPSHFKLLDVKPITAVLFPDSLPSKKRRLRRLMPPGLPRPVPKAAASPRVLLYEEELCEAVAQNKLL
- the LOC119267134 gene encoding F-box protein At4g35930-like isoform X2, which produces MGSGSVTLKQKKRVKHTKNKYLKPGALAQIRYSRSTSRDIGKKRILLNVEKDDELEISPHAEVVFESSTPIMSPARLSFETFSGIKGQLLPTTPKTPQATECDGHSRLESLPLDLLIKIVCYLHHDQLKAVFHVSSRIRKAVELARQYHFNYTTPDRSRQELLQNKTPLRSEHWPFTRIDGKDVRVATPRTPKAPKHGPRPSHFKLLDVKPITAVLFPDSLPSKKRRLRRLMPPGLPRPVPKAAASPRVLLYEEELCEAVAQNKLL